A region from the Salminus brasiliensis chromosome 22, fSalBra1.hap2, whole genome shotgun sequence genome encodes:
- the LOC140544071 gene encoding interferon-induced protein with tetratricopeptide repeats 5-like, translating into MAEATLLEPELQQLECHFTWELKKEDINITDVLNRLEQHEELGLGGKAGLAQTYNSLAFVKYLLGSPTAGIGLVHKSMELTREWREDKCDKWLIVTYGNLAWLHHHIKAYSECESYLQKLREIGEKFPTDSPSTLHHEVLGEKAWAFFKFSRKYYERAEECFKKALELEPRNPQWNTGYAFVLHRTELYGSVSSPENSPCVKQLRQAIDADPENDELKALLALRLCTFEQYDEAESLVEKAVEGSPSAPNVIRHVGKYLRTYGCVDRSIALLKRVLESSPNSGFLHHQLALCYRKKKISLQKAVHQESPSAASQVEIQRLRQQCIYHLEKATTLKSGFTNAMMELAVQYGEDNQLDRAEEMFQGTLQMAKEKNEFLQQVYVYYGEFQQYKKRCFPLALSYYKECLKMGHDSGHGKKSAINLTKIADRSLLRDPQDAKAWGIRGFVYKEKGENREALECYEKALQFNGNDEYLSALCELRLTL; encoded by the coding sequence ATGGCTGAGGCCACTCTTCTAGAACCTGAACTGCAGCAGCTGGAGTGTCACTTCACCTGGGAGCTGAAAAAAGAGGACATAAATATCACTGATGTTCTGAACAGGCTGGAGCAGCATGAGGAGTTGGGTCTTGGAGGAAAAGCAGGTCTTGCGCAGACATACAACTCTTTAGCATTTGTGAAGTACCTTCTAGGGTCTCCTACAGCAGGAATCGGCCTCGTGCACAAATCCATGGAGCTCACCAGAGAGTGGCGTGAGGATAAGTGTGACAAGTGGCTCATAGTCACTTATGGGAATCTGGCCTGGCTGCATCACCACATAAAAGCTTACAGCGAGTGTGAAAGCTACCTGCAGAAGCTGCGAGAGATTGGCGAGAAATTCCCAACTGATTCTCCTTCCACGCTCCACCATGAAGTGCTCGGGGAAAAGGCCTGGGCCTTCTTCAAGTTCTCTCGCAAGTACTATGAGAGGGCTGAGGAGTGCTTCAAGAAGGCCCTGGAGCTGGAGCCCAGGAATCCACAGTGGAACACTGGGTATGCCTTTGTGCTACACCGGACAGAGCTATATGGGTCCGTCTCCAGTCCAGAAAACTCCCCATGTGTTAAACAGCTGCGCCAGGCTATAGACGCAGATCCAGAGAATGATGAACTGAAAGCTCTCCTGGCTCTGAGGCTGTGTACGTTTGAGCAGTACGATGAAGCTGAGAGTTTGGTGGAAAAAGCTGTGGAAGGTTCTCCAAGTGCTCCTAATGTCATTCGGCATGTGGGTAAATATTTGAGGACCTATGGATGTGTAGACAGATCTATCGCCCTGCTGAAGAGAGTACTGGAGAGTTCCCCCAACTCCGGCTTCTTACACCATCAGCTAGCACTTTGCTACAGGAAGAAGAAAATCTCTTTGCAGAAAGCTGTACATCAAGAGTCACCTAGCGCTGCAAGCCAGGTTGAGATTCAGAGGCTTCGTCAACAGTGCATCTATCATTTGGAGAAGGCCACCACACTGAAGAGCGGCTTCACTAATGCTATGATGGAGCTAGCGGTACAGTACGGGGAGGACAACCAGCTTGATCGTGCTGAAGAGATGTTTCAGGGAACTCTGCAGATGGCCAAAGAGAAAAACGAGTTCCTTCAGCAGGTCTACGTCTACTATGGGGAGTTCCAGCAGTACAAGAAGAGGTGCTTTCCCCTGGCCCTCAGCTACTATAAGGAATGTCTGAAGATGGGCCATGATTCAGGACATGGGAAGAAAAGTGCTATCAATCTGACCAAGATAGCTGATAGAAGTTTACTGAGGGACCCCCAAGACGCAAAAGCCTGGGGCATACGAGGATTCGTCTATAAGGAAAAGGGAGAGAACAGAGAGGCCCTTGAGTGCTATGAAAAAGCTCTGCAATTTAATGGCAACGACGAGTACCTCAGTGCTCTGTGTGAACTGAGGCTGACCCTGTAA